TAAATAGACCACAGCCAAGGCCCAGAAAAATTCCCAAAACATATGCAGTAGAACAGATTACATGTAGGGGGTTTTTGGTGATGTTCGGATAGGGCTTGCCATCAATGATAACTGGTATATCTTCTTCGGTCGACATATTCTGCTGATGAACTATGGATTTTTAAATTAGTTAACAGTTGCAATGGATGGAAATTCTGACCTTTTTTAACGCTCTGGTGCTTGCTCTATCTTTGCGCTGTGCTTGCGCCGTCCGACTTTGACAGTTTCACTATCAAAGCAAATTTATGAGTTGGTCTGATTCCCGTGACCTTACATCCCCTTACAGTCACTTgatttattaataacaaaCATCATATACTACGAACGAACGAACCTTGAGACGCAGCAGTATATATCTTGTGCTGCAGGATCCTTGAAAGGGCATTTGGAGGGGTTGAAAAGTGGTGTTGGTCTCGGTTTGATAACCCCACAGCAGGTGTAGAAGGAGGAGAGGGCGTCGGTGGCCAAGTCGATAGAGCTTGGTGACGATATTTGTTACCACTTATTGAGAGCATCTTGTTTCGTTGTGTAAATTGTAGCATCTCAGACTGCATAATTTGTTCATGCATTTGACGCAACTCGAAATGCTCTTATATCCACCGCATATCGAGCATACGGTTATCACAGGTAAAAccttggaaatttttttattgtagACATTGTTGTATATGATGCTCTTGTTTACCTGGTCCAATGTATCCAAATAGCTGCTTAAGGGCCTTCTAGAAGACAGTGTTTTCTTCAATGCTACAATTCGGTTTGTATTCTTTCTCTTCGGTACGGGAGGTTTTGTGCAATGGTACATCAACTGTATGTTTTTTGGCAATTCAAATTTGTTTCTGGCTCTGTTTACTGAAGCATTCTGTGGCAGTACTGAACCTGTTGAAATTTCGGTGTTTGCCTGATCAATACGATCCTTGTTTATACCTGTGATAATGCTCATGAGGTATGACACATCCCTTATTTCTGCAAAGTTTTCTGTATCAAGCTCCATAAATCTCTTATTTGACTTTAGTAATTCATGCTGCGAGTAGCGGTCCAATCCTCCTGAGCTTCTATCATTCTCTGCACTTATATTGCTATCTGATTGTTTATTCTGATTGTATATCTTATTTTCCAAGTCCGCCAATGAATAGTTGACCCTTTTATTTGACCTGTGGGAATTGCTTGAGGATGACTTAGAAATCCGGTTTCTGTAAGACGGAGTGAGAGAGTTAAGGCTGCTAAAATAAAGATGAGGGTTGTAAGTTCTCGGGTTGATTTCCTCAACAAAGCCCATGGTATGGACTCAATAGTGATATTCTTATCCTGATACTTAGTTGACTATAAATAACCTTCGAAAATTATTCCTATGTTTTCATGATATTTCAATAAAACTTTCAAGCTCATTAGCACTGATCTTGTGTTACCCGGTTCTATTAAAGTGAATTATGCAGTACGTCCATGGAACCTTAATACTAAAGCCTAGGACATTTCAGGAATGGTGGGCAGCATTCAAGTGTACTACTATATGATTCGTtcaattaatattttcagaaTTACCGGGATATAGCATAGAGCTGTGTTCGGTTTCATGTAATGTTGGGCGAGGAATGAGTCGAGATCCAAAATATGGGGGGCACCATAACGCTAAATTAAATATGGATCATGATAAATACTCATATCCCGATGGATGatcaaatataatattattctaGATCTTATCCCCTGCTAAGCCCGGAAGCTGTTTATGTTACTAACACAAGAGGAAGACTTGTTCTAGAGTCCGGAGGCAGTAAACACTGTTCGGATAAGCGGGTTTGTGTGATCTTAAAAGTAAAAAAGGTTAAATTCACCCCCCAGAGGGGTATAAGAATATATAACTAGGGAAAGATTTGTCTACAATTTAGCCTTTGACTGAGCCTCCCTGGATAGCAATTCGTACATCTCATTGGCAGCTTGGGTTAGACAGTAGTGGAATTCATTTACATCGTAGCCAGActtctttggttttgtaACGATGTTGATGTTCATCCAGTCATTGTTCAACATGTATGCCAAACCAAAACCATTTTCGTTGACTTGAGACCAGCCGTAGccttcaaaatattcagaAGACAACTGGCTGGTTGACACCAACCAGGTACATGAATACTGAAACAAGGGATCTTTAAATAACTCCGGAACTTCGTCGTCAGGTTTTAACATGTTCTTCATACCAAAGAAGTGACGGTCAATACCTTGGCCATCAGCGGCCATTGCCAAGTAATTGGAATGGAACCTTGCAGATTCACGTAAGGCAGAAATCTTTTCTGCTGGGGTAGCCTTTGGTGATTGCCAGGTTTTGACGAATTCAGCAGAGGCGCTGGACACAGAACGGCCAGTTTCTGTTCTACCCTTGAAATACTTCCTCGTGGAGCCTGCTTCATAAGTTGGGAGTTGTTTCCCCAAATACTTGTAAACAGCCAGTTGTATAATTTGTTGTATGTAAGCATCAGGAGAAAACCCAAAGCcttttattgttttcttcCCATATCTAATGTAGTTCCACACACGGAGGTCATGCTCACCAATAACTTCATGGAAAGCAGTGCGAGCGCTAGCGATAATCGACTGGATGAATGGAGTGAGAACAAATGGCAAGTGAACAGGAAGGTGTTCCTCCGAAGACAAACCGGATTTAATAGAATCGGCAAACTCGTTAGGGTCTAGGTTCAATAGTTCCTGACAAACATACTGGTTCAAAAACAAGTTGGGAGTACCATCCATCTTCGAATGCTCAGCAAGGAATCCGGAAACTCCGTTGCCACAAACAAAGAATTGAACGGCTTTGTCGTTGAATCTATTGACACCATCACCATGCCAGTTATTTCTAGCTTTGTCCTCCAATGAGATTGGTCTTTGCTCAGAATCCAATGCAAGCAAAAATGACGAGCGATGAATTGTTTCCAGGGATGAACGGGATAATGAATTGGTCATCAAGCTTGAGTACGCAGCGTGCCATTCGTCACGGGGCAACGTAGTCAACAGTCCAACACCAGCATTGGTATCCTCTCTTACAGAAGCAGACACCTTGTGCACAACATCATACAACTGTTTCCAAATTTGGGCAGGTGCCAGTGGCTTCCCAGTTTTGCTGTCATGAGTAAATACCTTGTAGTAATTACCCTTATAAGCAACCGTTACAAAATCATTCTCATAAATAGAATAGAAAACATTACTGTCACGGCCCTTACCAGGAATACGGGACGTATTGAACATCAGCTGGAAACTATTCATACAGAAAGGAGAACCCTTGATAACCTCAGGCGGTATAGCCTCATCCTTTAGCACCTCAATAAACTTCACAACAGTAGTAATTATTGCCGTAGCCTTCACCAAGTAATCCTCATCAATCGCCTTATGAGTAATAGGCAACGGCTTATGGCCAAAGAAATAGGAAACATACGGCACAATAGGATCATTGTACTCCAAATACGACTGATTATCCCAAAACTCACTCATCCAATTCCGTTTATCCTTGGAATGTTCCAAAAGTCGTGAGTGCAGCACGGGCCcctgcttcttcaaaaactccGAGCACAAGTACCGCTGTCTCTCAACCTCCTCCTCAGTCTTGCACAATGGGGCTACACTATCCAAATACTTCTGAATCGTCGAACTTAGCTCAGGAACCGGTAATGATGGCAACGCCGCCTGTTTTGAAAACGTTTCACCCTTAAAACTTACTCTCTTGGACTGATAATAAGCATTCTGATGCTTAGCAACATAATGCTCACCATTTTTAGTTTCAAACTGGTACGACTTCAATGCAGATACCATCCTTCTAACTACCACCTGTGGATGTTTACTTTTAATCATCAGACGAATTCCCGGGTGAGTGTTTTCTTATTATTGTCAATCCCTATATTGTACAAGAACTTATCGCTCCTTTCGATCTAACTCTACTTTGCaacattatatatacctCTACGCAATAAGCACAATTAATACGCCATTTCACTATAAAAACAGTAAATAGAAagtagtaataatatagtCACACAAATTAACTGTTCTATCCACCCTCACCCTAAGTGGCACCAACGCATTAGACCCTATCTATGGGATGTGTGGTCATCAACACACATGACTCCGATTGCTACTAACCCAGTCTTGCTATAACCATGTTCATTAATGGCGATAATCACCTTCCGAACAGTTCATGGATTTTCGGAACCCAGTATGGGGAATTGGGTGAGGAAGGGAAAGAGCTGCAACGACGGAATTGAGGCACGGGGGGGGACCAAGCCGGAGGGCGCTGGTGGGTTACCCTGATGGGGAATAGCAGGCTCGAGGACAGACaggtgatgatgatgagtaTAGACTATTTGTATGTAAACATTAGAAGAAATAGGATTTGCGTTCATGAAGTCGGGATTATGAATTGGATTGGATTGCTTTTTTGATCGCCGTGGGGTTGACACCAACTATCCTGGCAAGCTCTGTGCCCTTTTTGAATACGATGACCGTGGGCATGGAAGTTACCGAGTAGGTGGAGGCAATGGTGCTGAGGTGATCGACGTCGAGCTTGTAGAAATCGACGTTTGGATGTTGGGAGGCGTATTGTTCCAAAATTGGGGCGAGCATTTTGCAAGGACCACACCATGTTGCAAAGAAGTCCACGATGACGAGGCGGTTTGGGGAGATGGAGGAGGAGAATTGGGAGGCGGACCTGATGAGTTCGACGCAGCGAGGGGCTGTTGATGGTGTCAAGAAGCTTCGGCGAGCGAGGGGGATGGCTTTGCCGTCATGAAGACGGCGACCTTGGCCCTTGAAGTTGGTTGCACTGGTTGTAGACTTGGCGGCACCTCTGTGGGGTTGTGCCACCGGGGGGTGAGCTTTAGCACCCGAACCAAAGAGCCGCATTAAGAGGTGTCTGCCTTTAAAATGGTTATCCTTGAACGTTGGGTAGCCATAGTTGGGCTTGTTGGTCATGAAGCCGAAGAGCGGGCCAAAGGTCCAGGTATCCAAACAGCAGTAGATGTATGCCGAAGTGTACCCAAATAGCATCATAGACAACTCATGCGGAGAGTGGTCGAGAATATGGATCAGAAGGTTGATGAGGGGAAGGTACTTGCCCTGCACAGAGAAAATTATGTAGTTAACGGATGTGTTAGTGTTGGTAACCGACCATgtgtataataaaatagCTTCAAACGCAGGAAATAGAGTTGCAATACGAAATTCAAAGAGCGCTACAGATAGCGAAGCCAATATCGTTGTAGTAGTCATGCAGAATAGTAAGAAGAACGAATAATTGACCGAATCTCCCACAAAATAGTCCAGTTCTAAATTACAGGAATTGGTGTATACCTGATAAAACAACATAAGTACCGTCTGCAACGAGTTATAGTGTACAACCATAAATAGGCCAAACATCCTCCAAAACTCATAAGAATGTGATCTAGAATCCCACCACGAAACAACAATGCTCAGAAGCGTTAATTGGGTGTATCTGCTTATACACCAAAGCAACAGAATAAAGAGTATGCATCTTGTTACTATAGGTATATCACTGAGGAATTGTACTATCACACTGTTACTCTGAACTGCTATCGCCATCTGTCTTGTCGGATCTGCTAGAACAAAACACTTGTTCTTGAACACTTACCGGGGGTACAAGACTACAATTCGTGTGTCTTAAATTAAATGTTATCAGTTTCCTACGTACGACTATCGAGATTACATTATACGAATTATCATTGTATGGTGTGTGGGTGCAGAATCCTTATTAATAACGTTCCAATCTCGAATTCTCCACCAGGGCTGTTTATGATAGTTCAGCATCTGGTGGTGAAGCTGGCGGTGTCTACTGCAAGGGCTGGTGCTTGCATCTGTGTATACGTATAATCGATCAACTGGTTGTTCTTGTTAAGGTTTATAGCCGCCTTTGTTATCAACATGAAAATTTTCTCGATGAGTATATAATAGATTTGAATTAGATCTTAATGACAATCTCAAGAAGAGCATTCCTAGTTGCACAGGGTGAGTCGAGCTGGAGGGAGGATTAAAGCATTCACTATGGTGAGGAATAACAGAGAGATTCTTTCTGGAGGGAAGAGGTACAAGCAGAATGCTGGTAAAAGGCATGGAGCAGAGGAGATTACTTTTGATAGGGATTCCCGGTTAGAATATCTTACTGGGTTCCACAAACGTAAGGTAGAGAGGCAGAAGAAGGCTAAGGAATCGATAAAAGAACAGGAACGTGTTAATAGGATCGAggaaaggaagaaaatcagggatgaaagaaaaaagagaTGGAGGAACACTTAGAGAAACTGAAACAGTCGATGAGGGAAGTTGGGACGTTGGAGAGTGACGGCGAGGCAGAGTCATCAGTATCTTTGGAACATAAAAAAAAGCGTAAGAGAGGTGGTGGTATTGATGAGGGGGCGGAGGAGAAGGACGGGGAGGAGGATTCTTGGAATGGATTTTCTGACAGTGACTCTGAAGGGTCTGTGAAGcctattttaaaaaagcagaaagtttatgaagatgataCAACGGTTGAAATCGAGCCATTAGAGCCCAATAATAATTTTGAGTACTTAGCTCGGTTGAACAACGTAAAGCTTGAAAATTCTAAGAAGGTTCTGGATGAGAGTATAGATAGGGCTAAGAAATATGCAAAGTTTCTAGGTATGGAGGATAAGCCCgcaaagaaaaagaagttcaGGTACTTGACCAAGGCTGAAAGAAGGGCAAACCAGAGAAAAGCTAATTCtaacaaaagaagaaaatgagGTTTTAACTCTATCgtgaaatatatttggcaTTGTACAATTTTTATGAGTAAGtagaaaaataaaagacaAATTCATAGAGCCTACCAACTTATGCATCAGGGGAGCGGTCACTTTTTGGTGCCAACGGATAAATATTCTGTTTCTACTTTAAAAAACGTCCAAATCCAGCGTCTGAAGACTTCTAGTGTGTGTAGCCATAGCAAATTCGTCTCCCAAGAGACAATAACTCTCTTTATCAGTAACTCCCACATCCACATAAACTTTACAACAAAATCGAATACGATTGCACCATAGTAATACCAATCATTAGAGTAAAGTCTCCGTTTTCTAAGGATTTCGTTTCTTTCAACACCCGTGGAACTGAAATCTAATAAACCCAATTTCCAATCCATCGTTATATCCCACCAAAAACTGTAGCAACTGTTGAACAACATAAACCAATATATAGTGCCACTAGGGAAGGTTTCAGGTGATATGCGGCTGAATAAACCACAAACAATAATTGGGAAAtatgagaaatattttaatgCATTAAAAAAGCTAGCTCTGCGGGTACTCCAAGGATTGTCTAATCGAGCATATTCTCTCAGACATTGGATAAATCTTATCAAATAGGGCAGCAGTCCTATAGCCAAATCAAAATTCATAAAGACTTCACTACTGGATTCCGTCAAAGTAAGCTTTTTATCAAACGGCAGCAACGTTAAATACCATAGATATAATCCAAAATCCATAAAAGGCTTGCTATACGAGGTCAATGTATCTGCAAGCAAGACATAATTAGTCCTTAATGGTTTACCCTCAATATCGCCCCAAAACAAAATCCCCTTGAGACATCGACGTAGCATTGCTGAACTTCTCAATagaataaataaaatcacCAGAAATTGTAGTAACCCAGAAAAATTAATTGCCACTAGTAGCCATGTTGGCAAATCTTGTTGAACGTTGAAGGATTTTTGCAATATTAGGAAGACCAATAAATGCCATGGGAGAATTATCTTGGTAATTTTTACTACACACTTCCGTGTACCACTCAATATCCTTGAAGAGCTTGGTTGGGGCCGAATGTCGTAAGGATCATTTGCAATGATCACCCTGGGAATATCCATCTTCCAAGACAAAATGCAAAGCTCCCAGTACCAGAGCCATAGACCTAGAATAACCAAGAGAACAACATGCTGTGGAATTGGAAACAGGATGAAGACATAATCAGATAGTGATGCGGTCACTTCTCCAGCCTTCAACGCCGACATGCTCTCTACTGTAGTAAATGGTTTTTGCACTTGCTTCCTTAATTCATCTAACCGTAAGTTTGTAAAAAATACATGTAAT
This Eremothecium cymbalariae DBVPG#7215 chromosome 5, complete sequence DNA region includes the following protein-coding sequences:
- the VPS71 gene encoding Vps71p (similar to Ashbya gossypii AAR123C) yields the protein MGFVEEINPRTYNPHLYFSSLNSLTPSYRNRISKSSSSNSHRSNKRVNYSLADLENKIYNQNKQSDSNISAENDRSSGGLDRYSQHELLKSNKRFMELDTENFAEIRDVSYLMSIITGINKDRIDQANTEISTGSVLPQNASVNRARNKFELPKNIQLMYHCTKPPVPKRKNTNRIVALKKTLSSRRPLSSYLDTLDQVNKSIIYNNVYNKKISKVLPVITVCSICGGYKSISSCVKCMNKLCSLRCYNLHNETRCSQ
- the CAT2 gene encoding carnitine O-acetyltransferase CAT2 (similar to Ashbya gossypii AAR124C), coding for MIKSKHPQVVVRRMVSALKSYQFETKNGEHYVAKHQNAYYQSKRVSFKGETFSKQAALPSLPVPELSSTIQKYLDSVAPLCKTEEEVERQRYLCSEFLKKQGPVLHSRLLEHSKDKRNWMSEFWDNQSYLEYNDPIVPYVSYFFGHKPLPITHKAIDEDYLVKATAIITTVVKFIEVLKDEAIPPEVIKGSPFCMNSFQLMFNTSRIPGKGRDSNVFYSIYENDFVTVAYKGNYYKVFTHDSKTGKPLAPAQIWKQLYDVVHKVSASVREDTNAGVGLLTTLPRDEWHAAYSSLMTNSLSRSSLETIHRSSFLLALDSEQRPISLEDKARNNWHGDGVNRFNDKAVQFFVCGNGVSGFLAEHSKMDGTPNLFLNQYVCQELLNLDPNEFADSIKSGLSSEEHLPVHLPFVLTPFIQSIIASARTAFHEVIGEHDLRVWNYIRYGKKTIKGFGFSPDAYIQQIIQLAVYKYLGKQLPTYEAGSTRKYFKGRTETGRSVSSASAEFVKTWQSPKATPAEKISALRESARFHSNYLAMAADGQGIDRHFFGMKNMLKPDDEVPELFKDPLFQYSCTWLVSTSQLSSEYFEGYGWSQVNENGFGLAYMLNNDWMNINIVTKPKKSGYDVNEFHYCLTQAANEMYELLSREAQSKAKL
- the DFM1 gene encoding Dfm1p (similar to Ashbya gossypii AAR125C), with product MAIAVQSNSVIVQFLSDIPIVTRCILFILLLWCISRYTQLTLLSIVVSWWDSRSHSYEFWRMFGLFMVVHYNSLQTVLMLFYQVYTNSCNLELDYFVGDSVNYSFFLLFCMTTTTILASLSVALFEFRIATLFPAFEAILLYTWSVTNTNTSVNYIIFSVQGKYLPLINLLIHILDHSPHELSMMLFGYTSAYIYCCLDTWTFGPLFGFMTNKPNYGYPTFKDNHFKGRHLLMRLFGSGAKAHPPVAQPHRGAAKSTTSATNFKGQGRRLHDGKAIPLARRSFLTPSTAPRCVELIRSASQFSSSISPNRLVIVDFFATWCGPCKMLAPILEQYASQHPNVDFYKLDVDHLSTIASTYSVTSMPTVIVFKKGTELARIVGVNPTAIKKAIQSNS
- the ERD1 gene encoding Erd1p (similar to Ashbya gossypii AAR127C), which produces MSALKAGEVTASLSDYVFILFPIPQHVVLLVILGLWLWYWELCILSWKMDIPRVIIANDPYDIRPQPSSSRILSGTRKCVVKITKIILPWHLLVFLILQKSFNVQQDLPTWLLVAINFSGLLQFLVILFILLRSSAMLRRCLKGILFWGDIEGKPLRTNYVLLADTLTSYSKPFMDFGLYLWYLTLLPFDKKLTLTESSSEVFMNFDLAIGLLPYLIRFIQCLREYARLDNPWSTRRASFFNALKYFSYFPIIVCGLFSRISPETFPSGTIYWFMLFNSCYSFWWDITMDWKLGLLDFSSTGVERNEILRKRRLYSNDWYYYGAIVFDFVVKFMWMWELLIKRVIVSWETNLLWLHTLEVFRRWIWTFFKVETEYLSVGTKK